The Anaerolineae bacterium genome includes a window with the following:
- a CDS encoding penicillin-binding protein activator LpoB, with product MFFAINRELIKLGVALFSLAIFFSGCATAPRHAGGTAAHYVDPGQQSEVSGVGIESQDIINMTDKMMSDILATPLFFQTKTHPKVIIDAEYFKNESSTRINKNMITDRLRTELNRAARGKMIFIGREYLNMMLKELQLKQLGVINEGESTSEPKAYGGDFRLGGRISTMDSVDPKTGSFARYHQILFEMIDLNTSEIVWSGSYNFKKVGQEDIIYR from the coding sequence ATGTTTTTTGCAATTAATCGTGAGTTGATAAAACTCGGTGTGGCTCTGTTTTCCCTGGCTATTTTCTTTTCCGGTTGTGCAACAGCCCCAAGGCACGCGGGTGGTACTGCAGCGCACTATGTTGATCCAGGCCAACAGAGCGAAGTCTCCGGCGTCGGCATTGAATCTCAAGACATCATTAATATGACCGATAAAATGATGAGCGATATACTGGCCACACCATTATTCTTCCAGACTAAGACACATCCTAAGGTTATCATTGATGCAGAATACTTTAAGAATGAAAGTTCTACGAGAATCAATAAGAATATGATTACAGATCGGCTCAGAACAGAGCTCAACCGAGCTGCTCGAGGCAAAATGATATTTATCGGCCGAGAGTATCTGAATATGATGCTAAAAGAACTGCAATTAAAACAATTAGGCGTAATCAATGAAGGGGAATCCACATCAGAACCCAAGGCTTACGGAGGTGATTTTCGGCTGGGAGGACGTATTTCCACTATGGATTCGGTTGATCCCAAAACCGGCAGCTTTGCCCGATATCACCAGATTCTGTTTGAAATGATAGATTTAAATACCAGCGAAATAGTATGGAGCGGCTCCTATAACTTTAAAAAAGTCGGCCAGGAAGACATTATATACAGATAA
- a CDS encoding response regulator produces MRKILIVDDQQKVRALLEVTISMGDFEILHASSGEEGLRKARECMPDIILLDVMMPGLDGIEVCRLLKKDPATKDIYIIMLTARGQQADKKKGFDAGADEYFTKPFSPMDLINKIDKIFESKTVKREIG; encoded by the coding sequence ATGAGAAAGATATTGATAGTTGATGACCAGCAAAAAGTAAGAGCGCTGTTAGAAGTTACGATTTCTATGGGCGATTTTGAGATTCTCCATGCATCGTCAGGCGAAGAGGGCTTAAGGAAAGCGCGAGAGTGCATGCCGGATATTATTTTACTGGATGTTATGATGCCGGGTCTGGATGGCATTGAGGTGTGCAGGCTTCTCAAAAAGGACCCGGCCACAAAGGATATCTATATCATTATGCTTACAGCCAGGGGGCAACAGGCGGACAAAAAAAAAGGGTTTGACGCAGGCGCCGACGAATATTTTACAAAGCCATTTAGTCCCATGGACTTAATAAACAAGATAGATAAGATATTTGAATCTAAAACAGTCAAGCGGGAAATTGGTTGA
- a CDS encoding CBS domain-containing protein translates to MKRVEKVTENTKVAELVALLKKRRVPIIHENADIKEVVDIVISFEPRRLLYVVDDEKKLVGCISLGTLAKHVFAPSHEPQIHPRFLINMITAETAKDIMKRKTVVATENEEAGMVLDRMIRTNTHEMPVLDDGKRVVADITLIDLLRFLVK, encoded by the coding sequence ATGAAGCGTGTTGAAAAAGTTACAGAAAATACAAAGGTAGCCGAACTGGTTGCTCTTCTTAAAAAGAGAAGGGTTCCGATTATTCATGAGAATGCCGATATTAAAGAGGTGGTTGACATCGTGATCAGTTTTGAGCCCAGGCGCCTCCTTTATGTGGTGGATGATGAAAAAAAACTTGTCGGCTGCATCTCTTTGGGGACTCTTGCAAAACACGTATTTGCTCCAAGCCATGAACCCCAAATCCACCCGAGGTTTTTAATCAATATGATTACCGCTGAAACAGCAAAGGACATAATGAAAAGAAAAACAGTGGTGGCGACCGAAAATGAAGAGGCGGGGATGGTATTGGATAGAATGATCAGGACCAATACGCATGAGATGCCTGTTCTGGATGATGGAAAAAGGGTGGTTGCCGATATTACCCTCATCGATCTGTTAAGATTTTTAGTCAAGTAA
- a CDS encoding ABC transporter substrate-binding protein has translation MQKIWLGIIIVLIGLGVYSLYGYLQLKSPLIEEEMDLEQPVASDVSVAPGVTPDEIIIGSSLALGGHAGFLGTQYLNGAMCLIKQINSDGGIHHRKITVVTHDDGYDPPRCVANTNRLIHKDNVFCLFCYVGTPTSLKIIDILEKTKTPLLGIFSGADKLRFPFRHYIFNVRSSYYHETNAIVRYFVEKKGLSRIAVFYQYDDYGLDGLKGTQLALQKYNLSPVATGSFVRGTMEIAEALDKIQSSKAEAVIMIGTYSPCAKFIKEARASGYNPLFHNVSFVGADKLVQELGDDAEGVLITQVVPPPTERILLPAGDQYSRLLTKYYPQDKPNFVGFEGFINARILIEALRRAGRDISREGFIRALESIKEHYVGIGAVINFGPQDHQGMDEVYLTHVKDGHLQLIFYK, from the coding sequence TTGCAAAAGATATGGCTTGGCATTATCATAGTTTTGATCGGTCTTGGTGTTTATAGCCTTTACGGCTATCTTCAGTTAAAATCGCCACTGATAGAAGAAGAAATGGATTTAGAGCAGCCGGTGGCTTCAGATGTCTCCGTCGCGCCAGGGGTAACTCCCGATGAGATAATAATCGGTTCATCTCTGGCTCTTGGCGGACATGCCGGCTTTTTGGGGACTCAATACCTGAATGGTGCAATGTGTTTGATCAAGCAGATAAACAGTGATGGGGGCATCCATCACCGCAAGATCACTGTGGTTACACATGATGATGGATATGACCCTCCGCGATGTGTAGCCAATACAAACAGGCTGATTCATAAGGATAATGTTTTTTGTCTCTTTTGCTATGTGGGAACGCCGACCAGCTTGAAGATCATAGACATTCTTGAAAAGACCAAAACCCCGCTTCTTGGTATTTTTAGCGGAGCCGATAAGCTTCGCTTTCCTTTCCGGCACTATATCTTTAATGTCCGATCATCTTACTATCACGAAACCAACGCCATTGTCCGTTATTTTGTGGAGAAAAAAGGGCTGTCCCGCATAGCGGTATTCTATCAATATGACGACTATGGCCTTGACGGGCTTAAGGGAACACAGCTTGCCCTGCAAAAATATAATCTTTCTCCGGTGGCCACCGGGAGTTTTGTAAGAGGAACCATGGAGATTGCCGAGGCACTTGATAAAATCCAGTCCTCTAAGGCTGAGGCGGTCATCATGATAGGGACATACAGCCCATGTGCCAAGTTTATAAAAGAGGCCAGGGCAAGCGGGTATAATCCTTTATTTCATAATGTCTCTTTTGTCGGGGCGGATAAACTGGTCCAGGAGCTTGGTGATGACGCTGAGGGGGTCTTGATAACCCAGGTTGTGCCCCCGCCCACTGAACGGATTCTTCTGCCTGCTGGCGATCAATATTCCCGTTTGTTAACCAAATATTATCCGCAGGATAAGCCTAACTTCGTAGGTTTTGAAGGCTTTATTAACGCCAGAATTCTGATCGAAGCCTTGAGGCGGGCAGGACGAGATATTTCAAGAGAAGGGTTTATCAGGGCATTAGAGTCTATTAAAGAACATTATGTGGGAATCGGAGCGGTTATTAATTTCGGCCCGCAGGATCACCAGGGGATGGATGAAGTATACCTTACTCACGTCAAAGATGGACACCTGCAGCTTATATTCTATAAGTAA
- a CDS encoding universal stress protein, translating into MGELKKSIVIPLDGSKNSLKSLDYLDLMFGPEHKMHVHLLYVMPSLPPLLTDDKTMDRKIRSALASVKRKNKEIAERVLAEAMEILIDKGFDEENIKPHCRQCESTIARDIHFLAKNKGADTILMSRRGRTDFKPFIMGAISTRLVEYGRDCPLWIVGGGVRSKKVLIAVDSSKNALRAVDHAGFMLSGTDCKATIFYTMRNLRRFVPLEALEEAPDLEEFWRNKAGQQIAPYMKKAKKILLDAGLSEDQIATKVIDGSRSAADDILKEAHENGFGTIVLGRRGLSKIKELFMGSVTRKILNSSIGLTVWIVQ; encoded by the coding sequence ATGGGGGAGTTGAAAAAAAGCATTGTCATACCGCTTGATGGTTCAAAAAATTCATTGAAATCATTGGATTATCTTGATCTTATGTTTGGCCCGGAGCATAAAATGCATGTCCATCTTTTGTATGTCATGCCGTCTTTGCCGCCGCTGTTAACAGACGATAAAACAATGGACAGGAAGATCAGGTCGGCGCTGGCTTCAGTTAAAAGAAAGAATAAAGAAATAGCCGAGCGGGTTTTAGCGGAAGCCATGGAAATTCTTATTGATAAAGGTTTTGATGAAGAGAATATCAAGCCGCATTGCCGGCAATGCGAAAGTACTATTGCCAGAGATATTCATTTTTTGGCAAAAAATAAAGGGGCGGATACTATTCTAATGTCCAGGCGGGGACGAACCGATTTTAAACCGTTTATCATGGGCGCTATCTCAACAAGGCTTGTGGAGTACGGCAGGGATTGTCCACTGTGGATAGTGGGGGGTGGTGTTCGTTCAAAAAAAGTGCTTATTGCCGTGGATAGCTCCAAAAATGCCCTGAGAGCTGTTGACCATGCCGGTTTTATGCTGTCCGGTACCGATTGCAAGGCAACCATTTTTTATACCATGAGGAATCTGAGACGCTTTGTTCCTCTGGAGGCCCTTGAAGAGGCTCCTGATCTTGAAGAGTTCTGGCGAAACAAGGCAGGCCAGCAGATTGCTCCATATATGAAAAAGGCTAAAAAAATACTTCTTGATGCAGGGCTTTCCGAGGATCAGATCGCCACTAAAGTAATAGACGGCAGCCGGTCTGCTGCTGACGATATTCTCAAAGAGGCGCATGAAAACGGTTTTGGAACAATTGTATTGGGACGCAGGGGGCTTTCAAAAATAAAGGAGCTTTTCATGGGGAGTGTAACCAGAAAGATTTTAAACAGCTCTATTGGGTTGACTGTCTGGATCGTTCAATAA
- a CDS encoding cold shock domain-containing protein — protein MAEGTVKWFSNKKGYGFIEQEGNKDLFVHHSAINMTGFKSLGKGDKVSFDVEESDRGPEAKNVTKL, from the coding sequence TTGGCAGAAGGAACAGTAAAATGGTTTAGCAATAAAAAAGGATACGGCTTCATTGAGCAGGAAGGGAATAAGGACCTTTTTGTTCACCACTCAGCTATTAATATGACAGGGTTTAAAAGCCTGGGAAAGGGGGACAAGGTTAGCTTTGACGTTGAAGAAAGTGATCGCGGCCCTGAGGCAAAAAACGTCACTAAGCTGTAA
- a CDS encoding adenylosuccinate synthase has protein sequence MANIVVVGTQWGDEGKGKVVDLLAEFADIVVRFQGGNNAGHTMVVNGKQFISHLIPSGILQKKTCLIGNGMVIDPEVLIEELDYLKSKGIHVGQDNLMISEKAHIIMPYHKQIDHARERMKGDKKIGTTGRGIGPCYEDKATRRGIRFVDLIDPEVFSEKVKPILEEKNFYLKEYLSSNPLDFDDIINKYSEYAEILAPFVTNISLVIGRAIKEGKQILFEGAQGTHLDIDHGTYPYVTSSNTIAGNACAGAGIGPKEITDVIGIVKAYTTRVGQGPFPSELFDETGDNIQGKGAEFGATTGRRRRCGWLDTVILRNSVRLNSLSSLAITKLDVLGGQEFLKICTGYEYNGKIINDFPASLNVLSACKPIYETLPGWSENISNIRKLEGLPQNARNYLNRIEEIAETPIQIISLGPARDETIMISNPFE, from the coding sequence GTGGCTAACATTGTTGTTGTTGGAACTCAATGGGGAGATGAAGGAAAAGGTAAAGTCGTGGATCTGCTTGCAGAATTTGCAGATATTGTTGTCAGGTTCCAGGGCGGAAATAATGCCGGCCATACAATGGTTGTAAACGGCAAACAGTTTATCAGCCATTTAATTCCTTCCGGCATATTGCAGAAAAAAACCTGCCTTATCGGAAACGGCATGGTAATAGATCCTGAAGTGCTTATAGAAGAACTTGATTATTTAAAGAGCAAGGGCATTCATGTTGGGCAGGATAATCTTATGATAAGCGAAAAAGCCCATATTATCATGCCCTATCATAAACAGATAGATCATGCCCGTGAAAGGATGAAGGGCGATAAAAAAATCGGAACAACAGGACGCGGGATCGGGCCTTGCTATGAAGACAAGGCAACCCGCAGGGGAATACGGTTTGTCGATCTTATTGATCCAGAGGTTTTTAGCGAAAAGGTAAAACCCATATTGGAAGAAAAAAATTTCTATCTTAAAGAATATCTTTCCTCTAATCCATTAGATTTTGATGATATAATTAATAAGTATTCTGAATATGCCGAAATATTAGCCCCATTTGTTACAAACATTTCTCTTGTAATAGGCCGGGCAATCAAAGAGGGGAAGCAAATCCTTTTTGAGGGCGCTCAGGGAACCCATCTTGATATTGATCACGGCACTTACCCTTATGTCACCTCATCCAACACTATTGCCGGGAATGCCTGCGCCGGCGCCGGCATCGGCCCGAAAGAAATCACAGATGTAATCGGAATTGTAAAGGCTTATACCACAAGGGTTGGGCAAGGCCCATTCCCTTCAGAACTCTTTGACGAAACAGGAGATAACATTCAGGGAAAAGGGGCGGAGTTCGGCGCGACAACCGGCAGAAGGCGCAGGTGCGGATGGCTTGATACGGTAATACTGCGTAATTCCGTGCGGTTAAACAGTCTATCCAGCCTGGCCATAACCAAGCTGGATGTATTGGGGGGGCAGGAATTTCTTAAAATATGCACCGGCTATGAGTATAATGGAAAAATTATTAATGATTTTCCGGCAAGCCTCAATGTCCTTTCCGCATGTAAACCAATATATGAAACACTGCCTGGATGGTCGGAAAATATTTCTAATATTCGAAAACTTGAAGGTTTGCCTCAAAATGCAAGAAATTATCTCAATAGGATTGAAGAGATTGCCGAAACCCCGATACAAATAATATCGCTTGGCCCTGCAAGAGATGAAACAATAATGATTAGTAATCCTTTTGAATAG
- the tadA gene encoding tRNA adenosine(34) deaminase TadA gives MKLALKEAAKAEQKDEVPIGALLAAESGEILSSAHNQVISLADPTAHAEILAIREAAKKIQNYRLLKTTLYVTIEPCVMCMGAIIHARISRVVFGANDPRWGAAGSLYSLADDMRLNHRPEIICNVCNDECKNIIQVFFRAKRNKIFCNTLAP, from the coding sequence ATGAAACTGGCATTAAAGGAAGCGGCAAAAGCCGAACAAAAAGATGAAGTTCCAATTGGAGCGCTTCTTGCTGCGGAATCGGGCGAAATACTCTCATCCGCACACAACCAGGTCATAAGTCTTGCCGATCCCACAGCCCATGCGGAAATATTGGCAATACGTGAAGCAGCCAAAAAGATTCAAAATTATAGATTGTTAAAGACGACTCTGTATGTTACGATTGAACCTTGTGTTATGTGTATGGGCGCAATTATACACGCCAGAATATCAAGAGTTGTTTTTGGCGCGAATGATCCAAGATGGGGAGCGGCAGGTTCGCTGTACAGCCTGGCAGATGATATGAGGTTAAATCACAGGCCTGAAATTATTTGCAATGTTTGCAACGATGAATGCAAAAACATAATTCAGGTTTTTTTCCGCGCGAAGAGAAACAAAATCTTTTGTAACACTTTAGCCCCTTGA
- a CDS encoding phosphoribosylaminoimidazolesuccinocarboxamide synthase, which yields MEKTVFETNFPELNLIKTGKVRDIYDLDECLLMVATDRISAFDVIMPEPVPEKGKILTQISLFWFKVMESVLSNHVITSNVDEYPSVCKPYAEILRGRSMLVKKAEPLPVECVVRGYISGSGWLSYQKSGSVCGIKLPKGLKESDRLPEPVFTPSTKEEKGTHDINIDFEETAKRIGQADANRVKELSIAIYKKGVELADKKGIIIADTKFEFGRVGKDIILIDEVLTPDSSRFWLKETYRPGGSQKSFDKQYVRDYLISINWDRKPPAPNLPNEVIENTRKKYMQALKLLTGVRGLEG from the coding sequence GTGGAAAAAACAGTATTTGAAACTAATTTCCCTGAATTAAATTTAATAAAAACCGGTAAGGTGAGGGATATATACGACCTTGATGAATGCCTTTTAATGGTAGCGACCGATAGAATTTCCGCATTTGATGTTATCATGCCGGAGCCTGTTCCTGAAAAAGGAAAAATTCTAACACAAATTTCGCTCTTCTGGTTTAAGGTAATGGAGTCTGTTTTATCCAACCATGTTATTACCAGCAATGTGGATGAATATCCTTCTGTATGCAAACCTTATGCTGAAATACTTCGGGGAAGAAGCATGCTCGTTAAAAAAGCAGAGCCGCTTCCTGTCGAATGTGTAGTCAGAGGATATATATCCGGATCAGGCTGGCTGTCTTACCAAAAATCAGGAAGTGTTTGCGGCATAAAGCTTCCTAAGGGCCTGAAAGAATCAGACAGACTTCCCGAACCTGTTTTTACCCCTTCAACAAAAGAGGAGAAAGGCACCCATGATATAAATATAGATTTTGAAGAGACCGCAAAGAGAATAGGGCAGGCAGATGCAAACAGGGTTAAAGAGCTTAGCATCGCAATCTATAAAAAAGGTGTTGAGTTGGCTGATAAAAAAGGGATAATAATTGCAGACACAAAATTTGAATTCGGCCGCGTTGGTAAAGACATAATCCTTATTGATGAGGTGCTGACACCTGATTCATCAAGATTCTGGTTAAAAGAGACTTACAGACCAGGCGGTTCGCAAAAAAGTTTTGACAAACAATATGTTAGAGATTACCTGATTTCCATAAACTGGGACAGAAAGCCGCCGGCGCCCAATCTCCCGAATGAAGTAATTGAAAATACACGTAAAAAATATATGCAGGCATTGAAACTGTTAACAGGGGTTAGAGGGTTAGAGGGTTAG
- a CDS encoding phosphoglycerate kinase: protein MDLELDPRLPLVQNADLKDKIVLVRVDHNVVKKGIITDPYRIDATLGTLYSIVERGGRPILMTHVGRTRDKKTGKIKVENNTSVQPVVEYLERKLHTKFSVPEFPVDPDAGIKQIDTSINWHIRDLRARRIGGIYLPNTRWFEGEEARGDIRQRFTLQLAGLADVFVNDAFGSWQPHASTCDITRYLPGFAGFLMQREIAHLRMVLEPKRPFVAVVAGAKYDTKIGPLTEIYKKVDHLLLGGIIYNTFLCAKYDIRVAGVSESDINAAKNLVKQDEKAGKVVELPFVVESDTIEGRVNGKYRTLNIMDFKPGNKYGYFLDVAPESFEVPQVADVIGSAKTIFVNAVMGFTPHFFEGSEKLDRTIDKNTQAQKLYGGGDTLQEFKNLSPGLYLAAMDNAKYFFFTGGGTVLKAIEEGTPYGLEPVKALMENKENNQGEYKNSAIYKAALFT, encoded by the coding sequence ATGGATTTAGAATTGGACCCTAGGCTGCCGCTTGTCCAGAACGCTGACTTGAAAGATAAAATCGTTCTGGTCAGAGTAGACCATAATGTGGTTAAAAAAGGTATAATCACGGACCCGTATCGGATTGACGCTACTCTGGGAACCCTGTACAGCATTGTTGAACGAGGCGGCCGGCCGATTCTTATGACGCACGTGGGCCGAACACGGGACAAGAAAACAGGTAAAATCAAAGTTGAGAATAACACCTCTGTACAGCCTGTTGTTGAATACCTGGAACGGAAACTGCACACAAAATTCTCGGTGCCTGAGTTTCCGGTTGATCCTGATGCAGGTATTAAACAGATCGACACATCCATCAACTGGCACATACGTGATCTGCGCGCCCGCAGAATAGGAGGCATTTATCTTCCCAACACACGCTGGTTTGAAGGAGAGGAGGCGCGGGGCGATATAAGACAGCGTTTTACCCTGCAACTTGCCGGACTTGCCGATGTCTTTGTCAACGACGCTTTTGGTTCATGGCAGCCCCATGCTTCCACCTGTGATATAACCAGATACTTGCCGGGTTTTGCCGGGTTTCTAATGCAAAGGGAAATAGCTCACCTGAGAATGGTTCTGGAACCCAAAAGACCTTTTGTGGCTGTTGTAGCCGGAGCAAAATACGACACCAAAATCGGGCCGCTAACTGAGATTTACAAAAAGGTTGATCACCTGCTGCTTGGCGGAATTATTTATAATACCTTTTTATGCGCCAAATACGATATTCGGGTGGCAGGTGTGAGTGAATCAGACATTAATGCGGCCAAAAATCTTGTCAAGCAGGATGAAAAGGCCGGAAAGGTTGTGGAGCTGCCCTTTGTAGTTGAGTCGGATACTATTGAGGGGCGTGTTAATGGAAAATACAGGACGCTCAACATCATGGATTTTAAGCCCGGAAACAAATATGGATACTTCCTTGATGTTGCTCCTGAATCGTTCGAAGTTCCACAAGTCGCCGATGTTATCGGTTCCGCAAAAACCATCTTTGTCAATGCTGTCATGGGATTTACACCGCACTTTTTCGAAGGTTCTGAAAAACTTGACCGTACAATTGACAAGAATACACAAGCTCAAAAGCTTTACGGCGGCGGAGATACTCTCCAGGAATTCAAAAACCTCAGCCCCGGCCTTTATCTTGCGGCCATGGACAATGCCAAATACTTCTTTTTCACCGGAGGCGGCACGGTTCTTAAGGCTATAGAAGAAGGCACCCCTTACGGCCTCGAACCGGTCAAAGCGCTTATGGAAAACAAGGAAAATAACCAGGGTGAATATAAAAATAGCGCGATTTACAAAGCCGCCCTTTTTACTTGA
- a CDS encoding ParB/RepB/Spo0J family partition protein, whose protein sequence is MRFKIKTVPVSCIDSEDNTYRVTTKTKLDDLINSINKVGLINPPLLIAKGSAFIIICGFCRIEACRYLGCAALEAKILDSDTSRLQCAKIAITDNAMQRQLNLIEKSKALSMLSSFYKDSVSLSKAASDLGFPENPALIKKIKNICRLPLGVQDCILSNSIPLSIAVELGMLEQDAAILLANLFHEFKLSLNKQKEIITLIKEIAFRENISIMEALHKCDFPDILNREDIDRTQKTQKIRAYLKQRRFPEITRAKREFENNVKELKLGSDIKLIPPADFEGRTYMLNLRFNTIKELQECAVKLNNIVENPILEKIL, encoded by the coding sequence ATGCGCTTTAAGATAAAGACAGTTCCTGTCTCATGTATTGATTCAGAAGATAATACCTACCGTGTAACAACCAAAACAAAACTAGATGATCTTATCAATTCCATTAATAAGGTGGGGTTGATAAACCCGCCGTTATTAATAGCAAAGGGATCGGCATTTATTATAATATGCGGTTTCTGCAGGATTGAAGCATGTCGATATCTTGGATGTGCAGCTCTTGAAGCAAAAATACTTGATTCTGATACAAGCAGACTTCAATGCGCAAAAATTGCAATAACAGATAATGCCATGCAAAGGCAGCTTAACCTGATCGAAAAGTCTAAAGCGTTAAGCATGCTTTCCAGCTTTTATAAAGATTCTGTCAGCCTTTCTAAAGCAGCTTCGGACCTTGGTTTTCCGGAAAATCCAGCTTTGATAAAAAAAATTAAAAATATCTGCCGTCTCCCATTGGGTGTTCAGGATTGCATACTTTCAAACAGTATTCCTTTAAGTATAGCCGTGGAGTTAGGCATGCTTGAACAGGATGCGGCGATTTTACTGGCAAACCTTTTTCATGAATTTAAATTAAGTTTAAATAAGCAAAAAGAAATAATTACCCTGATTAAAGAGATCGCATTTCGCGAAAATATCTCTATAATGGAAGCGCTGCACAAATGCGATTTTCCGGATATTTTAAACAGAGAGGATATTGACCGGACGCAAAAAACCCAAAAAATTAGAGCTTATTTAAAGCAGAGGCGATTTCCTGAAATAACAAGAGCAAAAAGAGAATTTGAAAACAATGTCAAGGAGCTAAAGCTTGGCAGCGACATAAAACTAATCCCTCCAGCTGATTTTGAAGGCCGGACCTATATGTTAAATTTAAGGTTTAACACTATTAAGGAGCTTCAAGAATGTGCCGTCAAACTAAACAACATCGTGGAAAACCCCATCCTTGAAAAAATACTTTAA
- a CDS encoding cation:proton antiporter, translating to MQTIHPLVYIGLLLLLSYTGGKAANYFNAPRVTGYLVIGVLLSPSLLGLFHESLVKEELTIITDIALSIIAFSIGGSLSLIKLKKLGKHIFWITFTQCFGAFISTTLMLSLFFYFIHSLGAIQLSFRTSYFPMAFVIGAISAATAPAAIMAIVHEYRAKGPFTTILLGVIALDDALTILFAAFAFTMAQFFINQQAASFANLFFPPMFSILLSLLIGGVLGICLQKLIGFVSRKGAILGVITGAIFLAGGLAISLKASPLLANMVMGFVVVNFVKHSEDLFAVVESIEEPIFGMFFTLAGAHMDFKVMQTAGLIALVIVLGRFTGKLLGSRLGAQISGAPEAVRKYLGTALLPKAGVTVGLVLAAGEVFGDTYLSEIMVNAVLGSVIINELIAPFFVRFSLRRAGEA from the coding sequence ATGCAAACAATCCATCCTCTTGTTTACATAGGCCTGCTTCTTCTCTTGAGCTATACAGGCGGAAAAGCAGCAAACTACTTTAACGCCCCCCGTGTGACAGGATATCTTGTAATCGGAGTGCTGCTCAGCCCTTCGCTTCTGGGGTTGTTCCATGAGAGTCTGGTTAAAGAAGAACTAACTATAATTACAGATATAGCTTTGTCGATAATTGCCTTTTCAATCGGCGGATCTCTTAGCCTGATAAAGTTGAAAAAGCTTGGAAAGCATATTTTCTGGATTACATTTACGCAGTGTTTCGGCGCTTTCATCTCCACGACGCTGATGCTTTCCCTGTTTTTTTATTTTATTCACAGCCTGGGAGCGATTCAGTTATCTTTCCGGACATCGTATTTTCCCATGGCCTTTGTAATCGGCGCTATCAGCGCTGCCACAGCTCCTGCCGCAATCATGGCAATTGTTCATGAATACAGGGCAAAGGGGCCGTTTACTACCATACTCCTGGGAGTAATTGCCCTTGATGACGCTCTTACGATTCTCTTTGCTGCTTTTGCTTTTACCATGGCCCAATTCTTTATAAACCAACAGGCCGCATCTTTTGCCAACCTGTTTTTCCCCCCCATGTTTTCCATTCTTCTTTCCCTGCTTATCGGAGGCGTGTTGGGAATCTGCCTTCAAAAGCTGATCGGTTTTGTATCGCGAAAAGGGGCAATCCTTGGAGTGATAACAGGAGCCATTTTTTTAGCAGGCGGTCTGGCAATAAGCCTTAAGGCATCTCCTTTGCTTGCCAATATGGTGATGGGATTTGTGGTGGTCAATTTTGTAAAGCACAGTGAAGATCTTTTTGCAGTGGTGGAGAGCATAGAAGAGCCTATATTTGGAATGTTTTTTACACTGGCAGGGGCTCATATGGATTTCAAGGTAATGCAGACCGCTGGGTTGATCGCCCTGGTTATCGTACTTGGGCGTTTTACCGGGAAGCTGCTGGGGAGCCGCTTGGGGGCTCAAATATCCGGTGCGCCTGAGGCGGTTAGAAAATATCTGGGCACTGCTCTTTTGCCAAAAGCCGGAGTCACAGTTGGGCTTGTTCTGGCAGCAGGGGAGGTGTTCGGAGATACATATCTGTCGGAAATAATGGTAAACGCTGTATTGGGGTCGGTAATAATTAATGAACTGATAGCACCGTTTTTTGTCCGGTTTTCACTTAGAAGGGCAGGGGAGGCGTAA